The DNA sequence aaacaacaATGCCCACGAAGCCAAAGTACTCGAAATTCAAGGTGACCGCAATGCCCGCCCAGGTCCAGTACTGGGGGTGTTCAGCGGTTTTGCCGTAAATTATGGTAGAGAGTAAGATTGCAACCGTGGGAAGAATGACCGCAAGAAGACGGTATTCCGGCTAGTTCTATATGAGCACATAGACGGGTAGCTTGGTTGAAGATACAACTTACCTCACTGACGCCGTTGTTTCTCTTACTTAGCAATTTTGTAATCTGATCACTGAAGTACCCGCAGACAATAGGCACAGCTACCGCGGTGACGATCTGACCCGCAAAGACATAGCCAAGCGTGTTGAATCCCCACAGAAACGGCGGCTTCACGAGCACTCCTGCAAAGAGCGCCGACATGAGGACATATATACCAAGACCAGCAGAATTTCTTACTTATTGTCAGTGTCAGGATCCATATTGTGGTGCGGTACGGTGTGCCAACTCACAACAAGATAAGCCAAAGGACGTTCGGAAAGAGGACGACCTGGCACATCTGTTTGCAACAGTCAATAGTGAGTGACCACTCCGCGTTGCCCGACCAGGGTGCCATATCTCAAAAGAAGCTTCGTAAGCGATAGTTAACGACATCAAGCTCACGGGTTGTACGTGTTGTCACCGGAACCAGAACGCCCTCCAATTTGATCCCCTCACCGTTTAGGGCTTCCATGGATCGGGTGTACTTGGTCTCTTTGACAAATATGATGCTGAGAAGAGCCACTGCTCCGCTGACGCATCCAAAAATACCgtaccaccacctccacccaaGGTGGGAATCAGATGCAATATACGGACTCGCGATGATCAAGGCAGCGGTTCCAACAGTCTGTAGTGCACTGAACGCCGCAATAGCTCTGCCCCGCTCATgtagaaagaaaatctctTGGACAATGATGGGGCAAAGTGCTTCGCAAGTGCCGGCAGCGATGGACATAAGATCTCGACCTGCTATGTGCGACTCGAGGCTTTCACTCTTCGCACACCACAGGCAGCCAAAAGCCAGCAGAATGGACGAAAACAAGTATATAGGTCTTCGCCCGATGGCGTAGGACAGGGGTATTGCGATGAGATTCCCAATGCCCATGAAAAACGCCGGCCAAGTAATGAGGTCGTTCGTTTTGGGGTCGCCATTGTACGAGGCTCTAACCGCGGGTAGAAATGCACTCATACCACTGGTCATCAGGTTTCCTGTCGCCGCAAAGGCGCCAACGATAAATAGAATGACATACTTTTGCCATACCGGCAGGTTCAAAGGGTCTGTATGATAGGTGTTAGAACagcggaggaagaatgggtACAGTCAAAGCCCTTCCCGTTGGGATCATTTGATGGAGTAGGTACGAGGACCACTTCAGagtcattgatgagcttggTGCTGCCAACGACCTGGTTGTAGACCTTGTTGTTGAAAgtctcaacatcttcaatctGAACTTCCGAGGTGCTTTTCGCCTCCATGGCTGGTCGTGTCGATTTCGAGTATTTTGGGTAACCAAGGCCAATAATAATACCAGTGCTTTTAATGCCTCACAGTAGACAAGAACTCACTGGTGACCTATCGGAAGGCGAGGACTCCCTGTGAGCGTCAAGCCGGAGCGGAGGAAATAAAGCGATCCGTTCATTTTACAGTCACTTACGCTGAGATGATATGCACAAAGTGTTCCTTAACGAAATTTCCAGTATTACggtgtgtgtgtgcgtgtgTGGGATTTTAGATTtaagaagaaggggagaTGCTTATTGCTTCCACTATTTCCTTATAACCCGATATCCACGGATGTAATAGCCTTCTATTATCACCTACAATGCAGGTTCACACAGGAGTCGTTTTCTAAATTAATACGGCTTCAACCCTGCGAGTTTCTCCAGCTTGTCTGTCATCTCAGGCTTTTCCAACGGATCCAATTTACCATCAATCATATGCTTTCCATGCGAATGAATGTTGATATGTGGCCAATGTGTGGTAGCTTCCCACTTATGGaaaatttctttctttttctccagGTCTTCTGGCGATATCCAAGCTGCAGGCGTATAGCAGGTGTAAATGACGGTGCGGATAAGGTCGGTTTCAGGATAGACAGCGTAGTGCATCTGTCGGGAATCCCACAGGACCAGGTCGCCCGGCTCGGCGCAGACCTTGACAATCTTGCATCCCCGTGCCTCATACCACTTaagctcttcatcttgaaaAGGGTAAAAGTCATAGTGGAGGGCGGCGAGTGGACCTTTGGTCCTGTCTGGCGGAAATTCTTTGAAGAACTTTTCGAACAACGGGGCACTGCCCTCCATAACAACCAGGCCACCGTCCTTTGGTCCAGCCTCAGACACTGCGAGACGCACATGAGTTAGCATCTTCGAGTTCCTGCCCT is a window from the Aspergillus oryzae RIB40 DNA, chromosome 6 genome containing:
- a CDS encoding uncharacterized protein (synaptic vesicle transporter SVOP and related transporters (major facilitator superfamily)) yields the protein MTPYIGDTADPSSEPVKHGDWRDEFDAKGYVVLKNVVPKERALYYRQKMLDWLGSFDNGFNINDRSTWTEENLPWSFKNGMYLNYCAAHEKYVWDAKQEPGVLDAFAKIWGTDELIASYDTVNITLPNAAEMGGTKPWPHVDQAPERNGMHCVQGFINCPEQGRNSKMLTHVRLAVSEAGPKDGGLVVMEGSAPLFEKFFKEFPPDRTKGPLAALHYDFYPFQDEELKWYEARGCKIVKVCAEPGDLVLWDSRQMHYAVYPETDLIRTVIYTCYTPAAWISPEDLEKKKEIFHKWEATTHWPHINIHSHGKHMIDEGYYIRGYRVIRKYVSDCKMNGSLYFLRSGLTLTGSPRLPIGHHTGIIIGLGYPKYSKSTRPAMEAKSTSEVQIEDVETFNNKVYNQVVGSTKLINDSEVVLVPTPSNDPNGKGFDYPLNLPVWQKYVILFIVGAFAATGNLMTSGMSAFLPAVRASYNGDPKTNDLITWPAFFMGIGNLIAIPLSYAIGRRPIYLFSSILLAFGCLWCAKSESLESHIAGRDLMSIAAGTCEALCPIIVQEIFFLHERGRAIAAFSALQTVGTAALIIASPYIASDSHLGWRWWYGIFGCVSGAVALLSIIFVKETKYTRSMEALNGEGIKLEGVLVPVTTHMAPWSGNAEWSLTIDCCKQMCQVVLFPNVLWLILLNSAGLGIYVLMSALFAGVLVKPPFLWGFNTLGYVFAGQIVTAVAVPIVCGYFSDQITKLLSKRNNGVSEPEYRLLAVILPTVAILLSTIIYGKTAEHPQYWTWAGIAVTLNFEYFGFVGIVVSSFVYCMDAYPQRVDATLVLICSCRGFIGFGISYGAIAFVHKTGYEGAFNICAGIMAALMVIGIFIYIFGRQIRRRTQKFAGGT